One genomic window of Deinococcus sp. Leaf326 includes the following:
- a CDS encoding NAD(P)/FAD-dependent oxidoreductase: MTPDLTAPYDILIIGGGFAGFSAALYTARGMRRGILCTAGPSRNAVASHTHGFLGHDGANPTQLLQIARDQLAPYNFPVIESKVIELTGEDNAFIARLENGQTIQARKIILATGVQDILPPIPGLQEEWGRGVQHCPYCYGWEVRDQPLALYQPGLTGPDGIWTILYHQKLSRDLLVCGNGPQGFTQEQRQQLQGVGVTLIDSALERVEGTSDGIRLYFADGTSLERTVLYTHGERKLNAELAMSLGCEMTAAGITVTHNNQKTTVPGVFAAGDVSTGNQVAFAVAGGARASMFAAFDVLSENMPVWARE; this comes from the coding sequence ATGACCCCCGACCTGACTGCGCCCTACGACATTCTGATCATTGGTGGAGGCTTTGCCGGTTTCAGTGCAGCTCTCTACACCGCGCGTGGGATGCGGCGGGGAATCCTCTGTACGGCCGGTCCGAGCCGGAATGCAGTGGCCTCGCATACGCATGGTTTCCTGGGGCACGACGGCGCCAACCCTACACAGCTGCTCCAGATTGCCCGTGACCAACTCGCGCCCTACAACTTCCCCGTTATCGAATCCAAGGTGATCGAGTTGACTGGGGAGGACAACGCCTTCATTGCCCGCCTTGAGAACGGTCAGACGATCCAGGCGCGCAAGATCATTTTGGCGACAGGGGTGCAGGACATCCTCCCTCCTATTCCGGGTCTCCAGGAAGAGTGGGGGCGAGGGGTGCAGCACTGCCCCTACTGCTATGGATGGGAGGTACGCGATCAACCGCTGGCGTTGTATCAGCCGGGTCTGACTGGCCCGGATGGAATCTGGACCATTTTGTACCACCAGAAATTGTCACGTGACCTCCTGGTTTGCGGGAATGGACCACAGGGCTTCACGCAGGAGCAGCGGCAACAACTGCAGGGTGTCGGCGTAACCTTGATCGACAGTGCGCTTGAGCGCGTTGAGGGAACGTCTGATGGGATTCGGTTGTATTTTGCAGATGGTACGAGTTTAGAGCGGACAGTGCTCTATACACATGGGGAGCGAAAGCTGAACGCGGAACTCGCAATGTCATTAGGCTGTGAGATGACAGCTGCGGGAATTACTGTGACTCATAACAATCAGAAGACCACTGTGCCAGGAGTTTTCGCAGCTGGAGATGTAAGTACAGGAAATCAGGTGGCATTTGCAGTAGCGGGTGGGGCGCGAGCGTCTATGTTTGCAGCGTTCGATGTTCTTAGTGAAAATATGCCTGTATGGGCGCGAGAGTAA